The region AGGTGCTCGCCGGCGAGCTTGGAGTCCGGGATGGCCTGGAAGGCGGCGTCCCATTTGGCTTGCTGGGAGAAATCTTTATAGCCGAAGACGCTGGTGGGGGCGGGCGGGACACTGGATTGGGTGGCGGACTGGGCGAGGGCGGCGGCGGACGAAAGGGCGAGCAGGACGGGCAGGATTGCGGGACGATTCAAGAACTGCACCTCGGGTATGCAAGTGATGTGCTGCGGGGATGATCTAAGGACGGCTGAGCGGGGGGAAAGGCCGCGAGCTTAAAGAAGAAGCACGGCTGATCGCCGTGCTTCCGGGTTGGAGTGCTCGGATTGGGCTAGACGGGCTGCGTGCAGAATTTGCAGCGGGTGGCCGCGAGGGGGACGTCCGAGAGGCACTGGGGGCAGGGCTTGGTGGTGACCGCGGCGGGAGGATTCAGGCGGGCGAGGAGCTTCCCGATTGGCATGACGACGAGGAAGTAAAGGACGCCGGCGACGATGAGGAAGTTGATGACGGCGTTGAGGAGCTTCCCGACGTGCAGCTCGCCTGGTGGGATGTAGTTGGCGGGAAGCGGGCTGGGCGGGGTGACGGCGTGAAGGACCGGCATGTGGATGACGAGGGAGGAGAAGTCCGGCGTGCCGGCGATGGCGGAGATCAGGGGGGTGATGATATCGGCGGTGAAGGAGGCTGTGATTGCGCCGAATGCTGCTCCGATGATGACGGCGACTGCGAGGTCGACTACGTTGCCGCGAAGAATGAAGTCGCGAAATCCCTTGAGCATTGAGTGGTCTCCGTCTGAATGTTGAGGCTGGGAAAGCTGGCGCTAGTGTAGCTCAAAGGAGGGATTGACAGGCGGGAAAAGAGGATTTAGCGGGAGGAGGAAAGCCAGAGGGCGTACGGGTAGAAGAGGAAGAAGAGCATCATGGCGAGGGCCATGAGATCCATGTAGATACAGAGGACTACGCCGCCGTGATAGAAGCTCCAGCGCGGCTGCATGTTGCGGATGGTATCGGCGGTGCCGACGCAGGCGATGAGGACGGGGAGGACGAGCCAGAGGGTGGCGTGGTTTTCCGGGAATCGCGAGAGGCGGACGGCGATGAGGAAGCTGATGAGGACGAGGGCGTTGGCGCGGATGAGGGATTTGCGGCGAGGATTGAAGATGACCGGGAGTGCCGATGCCATGCTGCGCGGGCCCTTTCCAATCCCGCTAGGTCAAGGATAACGGGTTATGGTTTGGAGGGTGGGGATGGAGCCTCCGTGTGCGGGGTGGGTGATTGGGCGGGCACAGGAACGGGTGGCAGGTTTTTGACGGCGGCAATGGGAAGCTCGGTTACGCCGATGTTGTTGTTGTGGAGGTCATGCATGGCGACACGGAGCGTGTACTGGCCTTTGACGGGGACGCTGATCTCCTGATGGAAGGGGATGCCGGAGTGGAGGAGCTCCTTGAAGGTGGTGGCGATGACGTTGACGGGGACTGTCTGGGCGATGGAGTTTACGAGCGTTCCGTCTGCGTTATAGACGAGGGCGACGAACTCGATGCGGGCGAGGTAGTGATCCTCAGGCGTGTGGGTGAAGAAGATGTGGGACGGGTCGGCGGCGAAGTCTACGGCGTAGCGGCGGTATGGTCCGTTGATCTTTCCGAGGACTGCGACGTTGCCCTCCACGAGCCTCGATTCTTCTTCCGTGGTGGTGGGCAGGACGCGGATTTTGAAGATGATCTGAGTCTGGGGCGGTGCGCCGTGGGCCATCGCTCGCTGCATGAGGGCGGGATCGGTGCGGGGCGTCGTTGCCGTATCTGCGGCGGTGACGGCGCTGTAGGCGGAGCCGGGCTCATCGGCGTAGTAGCCGTGGCGGTACGCGAGGGTGTAGCCGGACTGGGCGAGCTTGACCTGGATCTTGCGGTAGTTGCCGGTCCACTTGGCGTCTGTGGGGGTGTAAGCCAGGGTGTAATAGTTGGAGCCGGCGTCGATGGCCTGGGCGACGGCTTCCGTGAGGCCGTTGGTGTTGATGAAGGCGTGGCCGCCAGTGTCTTCCGCCATGCGCGTCATGGTGCCGTGTTCGTCCGCGGTCTTGAAGAAGAAGTCCGACTCGTCCTTTGCGAAGGCACCGGGATTGTGGACATACTTTGAGCCGGAGGCTGCTGCGCTGTAAGAGGGTGAGGTCATGAGGCCGCGCGCGTCGATGGGGTAGACGGCGACCTGGCTGCGTGCGAGGAGGTTGGTGGTCTCCCGGTATTCGGTTTCTGAGGAGGCGATGGCGGAGAAGGGATCGCTGGACTGGCCGGAGGTATCGGGCAGGATGTTGAGGGGGAAGGAGCCGGAGAACCAGATGAGGTTCTTGCGTCCGGGGATGCCGGCGAGGAAGCGCGCGAGCTGGTTCATGGCGTCCAGGGTGTATTTGGCGCGGAGTTGAAGCTGGAAGGAGTTCTGGTCGTTCTCAAAGGTCTGCATGTTGGCCAGAACCTGGGCGGGCACGGTGCCGCCAAGCTCCTCCGTCATCTGGTCTGTGACGCTGACAGGAGGACCACCACCCCCGGTGGCGTCATCCAAGAGAGGCGAACTCCTGCCGGTCTGTTTTGTGATGACCTTGCGCAGGACCTCCGGGTCCGAGGTGAAGCCCTGCAACATATGAAGCTGCGTGGTGAGGGTAAAGATGGCGGTGTTGGTTCCCGGGCGGGCGTTCTTCAGGTACTGAATGAGCTGTGAGCGGGCGTAGGCCTGATCGATGTGCGGAGTGTTGAGGGCATCGAGAAGGAGAACGTTGACGGCCGAGTTGACGGGGGTTGGGGTGTAGTTGGTGAAGATGCCAGGGCCGAAGTTTGGCGGCGGCGGGGCACTGGCGGCTTGTGCGGCAGTGAGAGCAGCATGCTCCTCAAACGAGCCGACCTTCTGGGGATTGTTGCTTTCCAGGACGGTGAAGTCATCCTTCTTGAGGCCGTGGATGGGATTCTTGTTTTTGTCCGTGACGACGACGTCCAGGACGACGAGGCGGGCGCGGGTGCGGAGGGTAGCTGTGGCGGGGGCTTGCTGGCTAAACGTGCGGAGCGAAAGGGAGAGAGCGATGGCGAAGAGAAGAGGTGCGCGCAGGGTCTGTCTCCTGAGAGGCGATGAGAGGTCCATTGGAAGGTGTCGTTACGATACTTTACGACACCTTCCAATGGCTGGTCATTGCGCGGCCATGGCTCGGATGGATTCTTCAAAGGGGGCTTTGAGGACTCCGCGTTCTGTGATGATGGCGGTGATGTACTTGAAAGGCGTTACGTCAAAGGCCGGGTTCTCGATTCCTACGCCGGTGGGGGTCATCTGGCGGCCGTTGGAGTGGGTGACCTCGCGGGCGTCGCGCTGTTCGATGGGGATGAGATCACCGGTGGCGGTTGCCAGGTCGAGAGTGGCCCAGGGGGCGGCTACGTAGAACGGGATGCCGAACTCCTTGGCCAGGATGGCGACGCCGTAGGTGCCGATCTTGTTGGCGGTGTCGCCGTTGGCTGCGATGCGGTCCGCGCCGACGATGCAGGCCTGGATGCGGCCCTTGCTCATGAGGGATGCGGCCATGTTGTCGCAGAGGACGGTGGTGGGGATATTGTCCTTCATGAGCTCCCAGGCGGTGAGGCGCGCGCCCTGGAGGTAGGGGCGGGTCTCGTCTGCGAGGACGGAGATCTTGTGGCCCTTTTCTACGGCGGCGCGGATGACTCCGAGGGCGGAGCCGTAGCCGCAGGCGGCTAATGCGCCGGCGTTGCAGTGGGTGAGGATGGTGCCTTCCTGGGGGAGGAGGTCTGCGCCGAAGGCTCCGAGGGTGCGGCAGTTGGCGATGTCCTCGTCGTACATTTCAAGGGACAGGGCGACTACGGCTTTTTTGATCTCTGGGATGGGGGTGTTGGCTGCGGCGAGGGTGTTGTACAGATCGCGCACGCGGCCGATGCCCCAGAAGAGATTGACAGCGGTGGGGCGGGTGGCGGCGAGGTGGTCGCAGATCTCGGCGACCTCTGCGTTGAGGGTCGGGATGTCGGTGGCGGTGGAGCGGTCAATGCCGATGGCGACGCCCATGGCTCCGGAGACGCCGATGACCATGGCGCCGCGGGTGATCATGTCGCGGATGACGGTGGCGACTTGTTTATAGTCGGTGGCGAGGACGTAGGTTTCTTCGAGGGGAAGCTTGGTTTGATCGAGGAAGTTGATGCCTTCAGGGAGCCATTCTAGGGTGGGAATCATGTCTTGATTAGTTTATCGCGGATGGGGTGGTGGGCGCGGATGACGAGAGGGACGTTTGTCAGGTACTTCTTCTAACCATCGAGATCGTTCTCTTGCGAATCCGGCTAGCTCTTGCAGCGAGTCGTTGCGCATCATGGTTAGTAATGCTTCACTGCGGGATCGTAGATGGTGGCCTGCCGCGCGATCATCATCCAGTCGCCATCTTTGTATTGCCATACGTTTGTGGATCGCCTGTGCAGGAGCTTGCCCTTGTCGGGACCGAATGCGGGCGTGTAGGTATCTTCTCCCATGGTTACCGCGATGTTGCCGAAGAACTGGACCTTCTCCAGCGTCGACTTATAGCCGGACTCGTAGTCCACTTGGCCGTCCTTCAGGGCTTGAAAGATCTCGGCACGCGTCAGCACGGTGTCGTTTGGACCGTTGACGATCATCTGCGGCGACCATAGTTTTTCTAAGGCAGCCTGGTCGTGCGTTGCGAGCGCTTTGCCAAGCGCCTGGCCAGCGCTCGCCAGCTTGCGCTTGGCATCAAGATCATCCTGGGCGTGAAGGGTGGAGACCCCCACCAACAAGAACAGCGACACGATCATGCGTAAGAACACGATTTGATCTCCTCCTTACGGAAGTGGGTTACACAGGCGTTTCTGCTTCGAGACGGGGTTGAACGAAGCTACTGTGCTGGCGGCTTCATCGAAGCTCTGGGATCGATCGATGAGTTCTCCGACGCGCGAATCAGCCACTTGCCATCCCGCTTCACCAAGACCATGATCCCCATGTTCTGAAGCCCCTTCACGAGATGCCCGTCCGGCGTGGTGAAGTCGTCAAGTTGCGACTTCTGTACGACCAGCGCAACACCGGGCGCGATCTCACTTTCCTCATGGGAGAGGGTATGCACGTTGACGCCTTTGTAGCGCCCTTCAAGCAGCACGCGGTGCATCTCGGTCACCTCTTCGCGGCCGTGCCAGTGCATGCCGACGATGTTCACCCAGTCACAGTCTTCCGTCAGCATGGCGCGGAATGCATCCATGTCACGCTTTGCCCAGGCATCTTCAAATCCGTGAACGACGGCTACTATTTCCCTCTTGTCTGCAGCAGAGAGCATCAACAACTCCTCCGGGCCTTTAGGTTGCGCATACAGTGGCCGGGTTGGGCCATAGAAGCAGAGAGCCAAAGCAACAATACATAAAATCTTCATGCCTCAATTTAGCCAGTCATGCCTTCGCGGTATAGGAAAAATGCGACATCGTCTCTCACGACTGCGGCGGCGCAGCACGCAGCGCCGCGAACTCCAAGGGCGTCGCTCCGGTCATGGCGCGGAAATCCCTAACTAGATGGGATTGATCGAAGTAGCCGCACGAATTGGCGACCTCCGCCCAATTGCTTCCCGAGCCTGCCAACTCCAGCGCGTGATCGAGCCGCAGCAGCCTCCCGAAGACCTTGGGCGAAACCCCAATCTGCTCGTGAAACAAACGTTCCAGATGCCTTGTGCTGACTGCCGACCCGGCGGCGATCTTTGCCACCGCCATCTTTCCACGAGACCTTTGCATGGCCGCCGCTGCTTGATGGGCAACGCGGCTCTCCGCAGAGATGCCGAGCGCCCGCGCGCGTTTCAGCAGGTATTGTTCCGCAACTGATTCCCACTGAGCCGGGCCGACCGCTGCAAGCTGCCCATGCATTTCGACGATCTCTCGACCCAATACGTGTTCCGCTTCCAAAGCCCGGTCCCGCAGCGCGCTCGCGGGAATGCCAAACAGCGCACGAAAGCCAACCGGTGAAAAGCGAATGGAAAAAACCTGCAACGACCCTGAAAGCTTCAGGTCTTCTTTCCGCTGTGTGCTCGGGCCCACCAGGACGCAACGTGGGGCCCAATGCTCGGTTCCGGTCGTCACCGTCACAATCCGGTAGCGACCCTGCAGATAAAACTCCAGGAAGCAGTCACGCCGGGCCGGCAGTGGGATATAGACCTGACTCGTTCCGAACTCTGCTGCGCGAAAGCCGTAAGCCTCTACAAACGGCCACAGCTCCGCGCAGGGTCTCCACCGTCGTACTGTCATCGGTCGAACGATCAGGGAGCTCATGCAGTCACTCCAGGACTAACATCGGCGAGGAAGTTTTCAGACAGATTTATGGGCGCGGCGGACGTCGGTGGCGGTGAAGACGGGGATGAAGGGGACGTCGCCTTCATTTGTCTTGAGGGCGGCTTCGATTTTGGCTCGGCCGCCTTGTTCGCGGTCGACCAGGCAGAGGACTCCTATGACCTTCATGCCGGCTGCGCGGGTGGCTTCTATGGCCTGGATGGTGGAGCCGCCGGTGGTGCAGACGTCGTCTACGATGACGACCTCGGCTCCGGGTTGGAGGAAGCCTTCCAGGAGGCGGCCGGTGCCGTGGGTTTTTTCGGCTTTGCGGACGAGGAAGCCGTGGATGAGGGTTGGGGCGGGCTCTTCTTCGGCGGGGGCGTCGAGGTCTAGTTCCGAGGTGAGGAGCTGGATCTCTTCGTAGTCGGCGAGGGCTGCGGCGCTGGCGGTGGCGGTGTTGGAGACGAGGGGGTCGGCGCCCATGGTGAGGCCGCCTACGGCGACGGCGGTGGGGAGGTGCTGGCGGATGAGCTCGTAGAGGACGATGCCGGAGAGGCGGCCGCCTTCGGCGTGGAGGGTGGTGATGCGGCAGTCGATGTAGTAGTCGGACTTTGCGCCGGAGGCGAGGGTGAAGTCGCCGAGCTTGAAGGAGAGGGTGGCGATGAGGTCGAGGAGGGCGGCGCGTGGGTTGGCGGGCATGGATCTAGTGTAGCGAGAACGCAGGGCTAGTTGCCGGGGAGGATGAGTTTTGAGGAGCGCTGCGCGATCGATAGAGTGGTTTCGATGACTGCGAGGCGTATGTCGTGATCTTTGACGTTGCTGGTAAGGTCTTTCATTTCTGAGGAGAGGCGTTTCAGCTCGTCACTGACGAGGAAGATTTTGCGGATGATTTCGTAAACATCGCTGCCGAGGGTCATGCTCGTTGCTCCCGTCGCTGGCGCATCTGGGCAAGATCTTCCGCGATCTCAACGCGGGCATTACGAGTGGAGATCAGAGCATCGTCGAGGGCAGCGTTCATCTCTGCGAAGAGTTTTTTGAGCTGATGCTCTTCGGAATCGCTCGAGCCGCTCTGGTAGGCGTTGAGGGAGCGGCGAAGGATTTCGCTGGAAGAGACCTTTTCTTCGCGGGCCAGTTTGAGGAGGCGCTTCTTTTCATTAGGCCGGAGGAGAACTACGGTTCTTTGCGAGGGGGTGTTTGGGGTCGCGGTCGCCATGTGTCGATGCTACACCCATGTGCCTGTACCTGTGCGTGTCATGACACTTTGTCCAGATGGCGGTAGCCTCCCGTGGAGACGAAGAGGGTGATGAAGACGGAAAGATTGTAGAAGGCGTGGACGAGGGTGGAGGCGGCGGTGGAATCGGTATAGAGGCGGATGGCGCAGAGGAGGAGGGAGACGCAGGCGAGGAGGGCTACGGCGGCCCAGGTGTAGCCGAGTTGGGGAGCGTGGATGGCGGCGAAGAGGAGGCTGGTGATGATCGAAGAGATGATGAGTGCGACGGGCGAGAAGGAAGTTGAGGTGCGCCAGGTTTCGAGAGAGTCCGGGGTTTTGGGGAGTTTCATATAGTCGATGGCGATGGCGAGGGCGGGCAAGAGGAGGCCGCGGAAGAGGATTTCTTCAAAGGCGGGAGCTAATAATGTGCCGAAAAACGTGAGGAACCAGACCATTTGTGGGGTCTTGAAGTAGTCCTCCATGGGGACGGATTTGGGCATGGTGATGAGGGATTCGACCGCCTGGAGGAGGAAGCCTAGGACCAGACCGAGTGGAATGAGCTTGGGGGCTTGTGCGCGGGCTTTGACGAGGTTCCAGTGGATGCCCTGGGCAAAGGTTTCGGACCAGATGTGGGGGTAGATGAAGCGGGCGGCGAGGAGGGTGAGGAGGTAGGTGAGGGTGGTGGCGGCCAGCTGGAGGCGCTGATTTTGCAGGGCTTCGAGCGTGTGGGTGCGGCCGAAGAGGGCAAGGATGACCGCTTCCGACGCTACGAAGGCGATGACGGCCAAGAGGAGGAAGAGGAGGGTGTGGCCGAGGTGGGGGAGGCGGCGGGAGGTCATCAGTGTCGATTGTCCGGGCTCTAGGTGCGGCCGTGTTTTTCAAGGAGTGCGTTGTAGTGGGCGAACATGCGGTCGCCGTACTCGTTCCAGCCGCCGAGGTGTTCGACGCGGGTGCGGGCGGCCTGGCCGAGGGCGTCTGCGAGGCCGGGGTTGTCGGCCAGTTGTTGGAGGCGATCTGCGAGGGCGTCCGGGGATGCGGGTGGGACGATGAAGCCTTCTATGCCGTCGGTGAAGAGGTCCGGAGAGCCGGTGACGTTGGTGGCCAGGACGGGGCAGCCGGAGGCCATCGCTTGGGCCTGGACCAGGGCCAGGCCTTCCTCCACGCTGGGGAGGACGAGGACGGTGCTACCGCTCATGATGGTGTTGAGGTCGTGCTGGCCGAGGTGTCCGTGGAAGCGGATGTCCGGGCGGTTGCGGTAGGGGGCGAGGACGGGGGCGTAGTCGAGCGACTCCGTGCCGACGAGGTGGAGGGTCTTGTTGGGGTGGGTGACGCGATCAAAGGCTTCGAGGAGGTAGTGGACGCCCTTGCGGACGGAGAGGCTACCGACGAAGAGGACGCGCAGCTCTGACTGGGGCGGGCGCTCGAGGGGCTGGAAGCGGTCGACGTCTACGCCGTAGGGGGTGAGGAGGAGTTTTTCGCGGGGGATGCCGTGCTGGACGAAGGTATCGAGGCAGACGGAGGAGGGGAGGGTGATGGCGTCGGCTAGTCCGTACTCGGCGAGCTCGTATTCGATGGCGATGGGTGGGGTGGGGGTGAAGGGCAGGCCGAGCCGGTCGTACTCGGGGCGGAGGATCTCGTCCGGGTGGAGGATGTGGGTGGAACCGCGATCGACGATGAGGAGCGCGCCCTTGTTGCGGGCGGCGCGGGCGGATTTGAGGTTGAAGCCGGAGAGCCAGTGGAAGATGTCGTACGGCTTCATGCGGAGGCGGGCGTACTGGTCGAATGAGACGCGGTCCAGGGCGCTGATGGCTCGGGTGATCGAGGCCGGGACCTTGCCGCCGGTGGCCATGTACGGGCCGTGGACGTAAGGAAAGGAGTCTACGAACTGGCGTGGGACGCCTTCTTGCTGAAGCTTGAACCAGGGGTATCCGGTGATGACGGTGGCCAGGGCGTCAAAGCGGAGGAGCTGGCGGGCTAAGGCGAAGGTGTGGAATTTTCCGATGGTGGCGAGCGCGACCTTCATTGTGCGGGCACCTTTGCGCGTGCGGCCTTGAGGGCTTCTACCCGCTCGATAAGGAGCGCGACCTGATGGTCGTAGTTATAGCCGCTGCGCCGGGCGCGTTCCATGCCGGCGGCTGCGATGCGGTTACGTGCAGCTTCATCGGGGAGATAGCGCTGGATGACTGCGATGCATTCCTTCAGGCCCGAGAAGAAGACGGCTTCTTCGCCTTCGACGAAGCGAGCGCTGTGACCTTCCGAGCGTTCCGCGAGCAGGAAACCACCGCAGGCGGCGATCTCAAAGCTCTTTTGCGTGACCTCATCCTGATTGGATTTGGTGAGGAAGCTGACGTTGATCTTGGAGCGCCAGATGGCTTCGCGGTACTCCTTCTGGGCGAGTTCGCCTTCGCGATAGAGCTGCTGGTAGAGGTCTGTCGAGAGGGCTCGCTGCCAGGCGTTGGGCGAGCCGGAGATGACGACGGGAAGTCCGGCTGCATGGAGGCTGGAGAGGAAGCCGGCGCGATCGTCGTAGGGTGTGCCGAGGAAGGAGACGCCACGGTTTCGCTGGGCGTCCGTGTAGGGCTCAGGCGGGGGAAAGTGGATGGCCTGATCGTAGGCGGTCTGGGTCTTGATGACGTCGCGTGCTCCGCGCTGGGTGAGATCGTGGACGCTGACATCGCGCTGGGTGACGTGGAGATCGAAGAGCGTGATGGATTTCTTGTAGAGACGCCAGCCGGGATCTTTGCGAGGGCCGAAGGCGTTATCGATGACGTAGCAGAGGGTAAAGATGCTCTGGGCCTGAAGCTTGCGGATGGTGCCGGGGCGGAGGGAGAGAACCTTGTCCGCGAAGAGGAGGTCGACCTTTTCTTCGGTCGCGATGCGCGGGAGGTCGCGATTGAGGCGGTTGACGCCGGGACCTATGACGAGGCGGAAGGCGATGCGATGAAGGTTCGGATTTTTCTCTTCATACGCGTCTGTGTCAAAGGGGATGACAGTATGGCCGAGACGTTGAAGCGCGAGCATCCGCGTGTGAGTGGACGCGACCGGCTTCATGGATCCTGCGTACAAGATTTTCATGCTGGGTCAAGGGTACAGGGAATCAGAGTGGATCGGGTGCAGGCGCAGTCGCGGCAGAAGGTGTGGTTGAGGCGGTGGGCGGCGATCATGAAGGCGCTGCCGAGGAAGGTGATGGCAACCTCATACCAGTGGGCGGGGAGGCTGTCTCCGGCGAAGGCTGCGAAGAAGATGCAGGCGAGGCCGGCGGCCATGAGAATGAGGATGCGGCGGCGGCGATGTGTGCGGAAGCCTCGAATGAGGGCGATTACGCCGAGGAGGGCTACGAGGAGGGCGAGGGTTCGGTGGGTGCGCTCCTCCGACGGCAGGAGGTGGGCGAAGACTGCGGAGAGGGAGAGCAGGACCGGGGTGATGAGGCAGTGGAGGATGCAGGCTGCGGAGGCGTAGACGCCGAGGCGGTCTGGCCAGGCGGAAGTCTGGGGCTGGATGTGGGATTGGGAGCTGGCTTGGGTGAACATGGGATCTCTCCTTACTAATGATAATACAATAGCGGTAGCAGGATGAGATTGAATCCGGGGATTGCCCTGGCGAACCTCTGCCGCTCCCCTTGATGAGGTTGGTGCAGTCCAATGCACGCGGCAGGGAAGACAGCCGCGAGGACCCGCTTGGGTAGACGATAATGGCAGCAACAGGTGGTCAGGTGAGCGTGAACGAGGCGGTCAGGACGCGGGATGTGAGCGGGGATGCTGGCGCAGGGGCTGTGGCGCAGGAGAGGTCGTGGGTTCTGGCCTGGACGAGCCTGTTCTTCATCCTGCTGCAGAGTGTGTGCTCCGCGTTTATGGCGATCAGTGGATTGCGGCTGCTGATTGGAGTGGGATCGCTGGCGGCGGCTACGTCAGGGGCGAAGTTTCTGGACAGGATTCACGGCGGGCCCATCCGGATCCCGATGATGATCTTTGCGGTGGCTGGATCGGTGATCAACCTGTACTCGATCTGGCGTGCGCGGCGGCTGAGGGCGCGGCCTTCTTCACAGTGGAGGATGCAGCCGCTGGCTCCTGCGAAGCGGCGGGCGGAGGCGATCCAGATCGGGATTGCGCTGATGACGCTGGTCCTGATCGGGGTGGAGTGGGTGGGGCATGTGCGGACGTTCGGCGGGCTACTCCGGTAGCCTGACGGGTTCGTCTTGAGCGGCGAGCTTCATCTCCTGGGCGAGGCGGGCGTGGAGACGGTCACTGAAGCCGAGGGGCAGCTCGAAGACTCGCTCATCCGCGGTGAGGACGAGGATATTGCGTGTGGAGTCCAGGATGGCGGAGCAGATCTCGCAGTGTTCGAGGTGACGCTGCACCTCAGCGAGCAGAGTGGGGTCCAGTGTGCCGTCCAGGTATGCGGAGATGTGAGTCCAGACGTGTTTGCATTCTAGGACCATTGAAACCACCTCCTTTTTGGATTCATCTTCTTGAGTTGCGGCGCAAGATTCTTCTGCAGCATGATTCTTGCGCGATGTAAGCGGACTTTAAGGGATGCGACGCTGATCTGCATGACGGTCGCGGCTTCGTTGGTGCTGAGTTCCTCGACATCGCGGAGGAGGAAGACCTCTCGATAGTGCGGGGGAAGTGCGGCGATGGCGTCCTGCAACATGAGGCGGACCTCCTGCCGTTCGAGGGCGTCCGAAGGAATCTCCCGCCAGTCTCGGAGGAGGGCGGGTGAGATCTTTTCGGGCTCGTCGTCGAGGGATTCCATGGGTAGGATATTTTGTCTGCGCAGGCGGCCGCGCGCCTCGTTGAGCGCGATGCTGATGAGCCAGGTGGAGAATTTGGCTTCGCCACGGAAGGCATGGAGGTTGCGGAAGGCCTTGAGGAAGGCCTCCTGGGCGGCGTCCTCGGCGTCGGCCTCATTACGGAGGAGCGAGATGGCCATGGCGAAGACGCTGCGCTCGTAAGGGCGGATCAGCTCGTGGAAGAGCTCATTGTCGCCGGCGAGGATGGCGGCGATCATCTGGGGCTCGTTGCGCGGGTTGGGGGCTTCGAGCATGGACCGGGGGCCTTCTCCTTTCATTGGAGTGAGATAGAGGGAGAAGGTTACACGGTCAGGATTGTTTGGTGCATGGTCCTGGAATGATTGAGGGGTGTAGGGCGGTGGGGGAGTCGGCTTTGCCGATGAGGTACGCGATCGTTTGGTGGGGGAGAGGGTGTCTTTTTTTGGAAAAATGTTGCCCATTTTTGTCTGTGAGGTCTTAGAGTGGTTGGCGATCCCGGAATCAGGAGAGCAAGTGCCGAGAATCTCTTTCATCCGCCAATTCTGCTTTGCCGCTGCCCTTCTGCTGGTGGTGGGGCTTACAGGCGTGAATGCTCGGGGGATGGGCGAGCCACAGGGTGCGGGGCTGTTGACCGCGGATCGAGTCACGGTGGAGCGGTCGTCGCAGTTGCCAGGCAAAGGCAGCCGGACGGTCTACGGGTTGAGCGAAGGCCACGACCATGGGGAGCTGATCGTGGACCGGATGGAGGACAAGCGTCTGAAGCCGGAGCTGCGGTTCAATGTGTGGGCAGGCGACGTGCATAGCTTTCGCGACGATCCTGCACTGCCGCTGGAGCGCAGACTGGCATTCTTTCGGCCCCTGATGAAGCGCTTTCTGGAGACGGAGAAGCCGGACCCAGCGTACGGGCTTCTGTTCTATGGCTACAGCAGGCTTTATGAGCGGCTGCCGGAGCTTGCGGCTAAGGATAGCGGCTGGAACCGGACGAAGGGGCAGCCAGTGTCGAAGCAGCCGGGATATGGGTATCTGGAGTCGTTGTTGACGCGCGGCGGAGCTTACCGGGAGTTGGCCGAGACGATGGCCGGGTTTCACTATCGGGTGGGGATCGCTGGAGGACTGGAAGAGCTTCGGGTGCTTCCGGTGTCAAAGCTCAACGAAGGACAGCGGGCCCATCTGCCGGTGGATGTGAAGGCGAACGACC is a window of Granulicella tundricola MP5ACTX9 DNA encoding:
- the mscL gene encoding large conductance mechanosensitive channel protein MscL, encoding MLKGFRDFILRGNVVDLAVAVIIGAAFGAITASFTADIITPLISAIAGTPDFSSLVIHMPVLHAVTPPSPLPANYIPPGELHVGKLLNAVINFLIVAGVLYFLVVMPIGKLLARLNPPAAVTTKPCPQCLSDVPLAATRCKFCTQPV
- a CDS encoding VWA domain-containing protein, producing MDLSSPLRRQTLRAPLLFAIALSLSLRTFSQQAPATATLRTRARLVVLDVVVTDKNKNPIHGLKKDDFTVLESNNPQKVGSFEEHAALTAAQAASAPPPPNFGPGIFTNYTPTPVNSAVNVLLLDALNTPHIDQAYARSQLIQYLKNARPGTNTAIFTLTTQLHMLQGFTSDPEVLRKVITKQTGRSSPLLDDATGGGGPPVSVTDQMTEELGGTVPAQVLANMQTFENDQNSFQLQLRAKYTLDAMNQLARFLAGIPGRKNLIWFSGSFPLNILPDTSGQSSDPFSAIASSETEYRETTNLLARSQVAVYPIDARGLMTSPSYSAAASGSKYVHNPGAFAKDESDFFFKTADEHGTMTRMAEDTGGHAFINTNGLTEAVAQAIDAGSNYYTLAYTPTDAKWTGNYRKIQVKLAQSGYTLAYRHGYYADEPGSAYSAVTAADTATTPRTDPALMQRAMAHGAPPQTQIIFKIRVLPTTTEEESRLVEGNVAVLGKINGPYRRYAVDFAADPSHIFFTHTPEDHYLARIEFVALVYNADGTLVNSIAQTVPVNVIATTFKELLHSGIPFHQEISVPVKGQYTLRVAMHDLHNNNIGVTELPIAAVKNLPPVPVPAQSPTPHTEAPSPPSKP
- the mtnA gene encoding S-methyl-5-thioribose-1-phosphate isomerase — protein: MIPTLEWLPEGINFLDQTKLPLEETYVLATDYKQVATVIRDMITRGAMVIGVSGAMGVAIGIDRSTATDIPTLNAEVAEICDHLAATRPTAVNLFWGIGRVRDLYNTLAAANTPIPEIKKAVVALSLEMYDEDIANCRTLGAFGADLLPQEGTILTHCNAGALAACGYGSALGVIRAAVEKGHKISVLADETRPYLQGARLTAWELMKDNIPTTVLCDNMAASLMSKGRIQACIVGADRIAANGDTANKIGTYGVAILAKEFGIPFYVAAPWATLDLATATGDLIPIEQRDAREVTHSNGRQMTPTGVGIENPAFDVTPFKYITAIITERGVLKAPFEESIRAMAAQ
- a CDS encoding nuclear transport factor 2 family protein, which encodes MFLRMIVSLFLLVGVSTLHAQDDLDAKRKLASAGQALGKALATHDQAALEKLWSPQMIVNGPNDTVLTRAEIFQALKDGQVDYESGYKSTLEKVQFFGNIAVTMGEDTYTPAFGPDKGKLLHRRSTNVWQYKDGDWMMIARQATIYDPAVKHY
- a CDS encoding SgcJ/EcaC family oxidoreductase — protein: MKILCIVALALCFYGPTRPLYAQPKGPEELLMLSAADKREIVAVVHGFEDAWAKRDMDAFRAMLTEDCDWVNIVGMHWHGREEVTEMHRVLLEGRYKGVNVHTLSHEESEIAPGVALVVQKSQLDDFTTPDGHLVKGLQNMGIMVLVKRDGKWLIRASENSSIDPRASMKPPAQ
- a CDS encoding helix-turn-helix domain-containing protein, with amino-acid sequence MSSLIVRPMTVRRWRPCAELWPFVEAYGFRAAEFGTSQVYIPLPARRDCFLEFYLQGRYRIVTVTTGTEHWAPRCVLVGPSTQRKEDLKLSGSLQVFSIRFSPVGFRALFGIPASALRDRALEAEHVLGREIVEMHGQLAAVGPAQWESVAEQYLLKRARALGISAESRVAHQAAAAMQRSRGKMAVAKIAAGSAVSTRHLERLFHEQIGVSPKVFGRLLRLDHALELAGSGSNWAEVANSCGYFDQSHLVRDFRAMTGATPLEFAALRAAPPQS
- a CDS encoding orotate phosphoribosyltransferase, with the protein product MPANPRAALLDLIATLSFKLGDFTLASGAKSDYYIDCRITTLHAEGGRLSGIVLYELIRQHLPTAVAVGGLTMGADPLVSNTATASAAALADYEEIQLLTSELDLDAPAEEEPAPTLIHGFLVRKAEKTHGTGRLLEGFLQPGAEVVIVDDVCTTGGSTIQAIEATRAAGMKVIGVLCLVDREQGGRAKIEAALKTNEGDVPFIPVFTATDVRRAHKSV
- a CDS encoding ribbon-helix-helix protein, CopG family, which translates into the protein MATATPNTPSQRTVVLLRPNEKKRLLKLAREEKVSSSEILRRSLNAYQSGSSDSEEHQLKKLFAEMNAALDDALISTRNARVEIAEDLAQMRQRREQRA